Proteins encoded within one genomic window of Naumovozyma dairenensis CBS 421 chromosome 6, complete genome:
- the CAB1 gene encoding pantothenate kinase (similar to Saccharomyces cerevisiae YDR531W; ancestral locus Anc_1.18), whose product MQQELEIQYNGCNYDSNLFTIAIDIGGTLAKVIFSPIQSYKLYFNTVETELIEKFIKLLHSIIESYNNNNYSTTRIIATGGGAFKFYDLLNWEFKKIHSIKQKDEMKCLINGLDFFIHEVPNEVFTYNTQDGIQLIKSKSRSSTSSQSSSSLNSSSNTNNEQIYPYLLVNIGSGVSILKVIQPSVFERVGGSSLGGGTLWGLLSLITGAKSYDEMLKLAQDGDNTNVDMLVGDIYGTDYNKIGLKSSNIASSFGKVFQDRSISSNNSSTKKVSQQIIDHNNDALIENNNSNNGKSTSLTTNTTDIIKRNLNKSFQNSDICKSLLYAISNNIGQIAYLQAKIHNVQNIYFGGSYIRGHLTTMNTLSYAINFWSQSSKQAFFLKHEGYLGAMGAFLDPTPI is encoded by the coding sequence atgcaacaagaattagaaatacaatacaatgGTTGTAACTATGATTCCAATTTATTCACAATAGCCATCGACATTGGTGGTACACTTGCAAAAGTCATATTCTCACCAATCCAAAgttataaattatattttaatacAGTTGAAAcagaattaattgaaaaatttataaaattattacattCCATAATCGaatcatataataacaacaattatTCTACAACTCGTATAATCGCTACAGGTGGTGGTGCTTTCAAGTTttatgatttattaaattgggaatttaaaaaaatccattcaataaaacaaaaagatgaaatgaAATGTTTAATTAATGGTcttgatttctttattcATGAAGTACCTAATGAAGTATTTACATATAATACTCAAGATGGTATACAATTAATTAAGTCAAAATCAAGATCTTCTACATCTTCACAatcttcttcctcattAAATTCCTCCTCAAACACAAATAATGAACAAATTTATCCATACCTTTTAGTTAATATCGGTTCAGGTGTATCCATTTTAAAAGTAATTCAACCGTCTGTATTTGAAAGAGTAGGTGGATCCTCTTTGGGTGGTGGGACTCTTTGGggattattatcattaatcaCAGGTGCCAAATCATACGATGAAATGTTAAAATTGGCACAAGATGGTGATAATACAAATGTAGATATGCTTGTCGGAGACATATATGGTACAGactataataaaattggattaaaatcttcaaatattgCAAGTTCATTCGGTAAAGTATTTCAAGATAGATCTATATCCTcgaataattcatcaacaaaaaaagtCTCTCAACAAATAATAGATCATAACAATGATGCACTTATAGAAAATAACAACAGTAACAACGGAAAAAGTACAAGCTTGACAACTAATACCACAGATATcataaaaagaaatttaaataaaagtTTCCAAAATTCTGATATTTGTAAAAGTTTATTATAtgcaatttcaaataatattggtCAAATTGCTTATTTACAAGCCAAGATACATAACgtacaaaatatttattttggtGGATCATATATTAGAGGTCATTTAACAACAATGAATACTTTAAGTTATGCAATAAATTTTTGGTCTCAATCTTCAAAGCAAGCTTTTTTCTTAAAACATGAAGGTTATCTTGGTGCAATGGGTGCCTTCTTAGATCCTACTCCtatatga
- the RBA50 gene encoding Rba50p (similar to Saccharomyces cerevisiae RBA50 (YDR527W); ancestral locus Anc_1.20), giving the protein MDLLGDIVEKNISSDEESLGTNHNNDHDDDLLNFEIKEHKDLDDIYPENSAKNGFPELYKPTKISSWKQRLRAKKVQQKEKSSSKDEIPRVRREPMERKKENVMSEAQSIHMENLNRIKDMTDEQFLNEKRELLESLNPKLIKNLLSKINKRLDNDTNNSTALFPEVEGASGTWVGGINENVVPTTNDINKLPSLLDDEQVKKVLNIQDLSLNDSDGNEPQKEVRFEGENNKTIDHDDEANVSVYDDYDDVDDVAPLDYQMAQTIDHMSNEELMKDVHFITHNHNHSQNDEEMEGEEDVDVNLDINDPDFDSKLHEKYFPDLPKDIDKLKWFQQVPNLPENGNENGIIIEDVSQCRFDFNGNLIPPTRKIDNTTHSALHHHATDPQLAGYTIPELQHLSISNFPSQRCISIQILGRILYKLGKQTYYQLIPEVDVETYQEDGNIDNVMKRIYSMFWDLCKTCNVIESLEIAANESFTKNLSVRNYAIDALWLWRKGGGDFRISEEKRGKTDSN; this is encoded by the coding sequence atggaCTTGTTAGGTGACATAGTGGAAAAAAACATCTCTTCTGATGAAGAGTCATTGGGCACaaatcataataatgatcATGACGATGActtattaaattttgaaatcaaagaaCATAAAGATTTGGATGATATATATCCCGAAAATAGTGCTAAGAATGGATTCCCAGAATTATATAAGCCAACAAAGATATCTTCATGGAAACAAAGATTAAGAGCTAAGAAAGTTcaacaaaaagaaaaatcatcatcaaagGACGAAATTCCGAGAGTAAGAAGAGAACCGAtggaaaggaaaaaagaaaatgtcATGTCTGAAGCACAATCTATTCatatggaaaatttgaatcGTATTAAAGATATGACTGATGAACAATTTCTTAATGAAAAGAgagaattattagaatctttaaatcctaaattaattaaaaatttattatctaaaattaataaaaggTTAGATAATGATACCAATAATAGTACTGCTTTGTTTCCTGAAGTGGAAGGTGCATCAGGTACGTGGGTTGGTGgtataaatgaaaatgttgTTCCAACAACGAATGACATAAACAAGttaccatcattattagatgatgaacaaGTTAAAAAAgtattaaatattcaagatTTAAGTTTAAACGATTCTGATGGAAACGAACCACAAAAGGAGGTCCGTTTTGAAggagaaaataataaaacaatagatcatgatgatgaagctAATGTAAGTGTTtatgatgattatgatgatgtCGATGATGTAGCTCCTTTGGATTATCAAATGGCACAAACAATAGATCATATGTCgaatgaagaattaatgaaagatGTACATTTCATTACTCATAACCATAACCATAGtcaaaatgatgaagaaatggaaGGTGAAGAAGATGTAGATGTAAATCTTGATATTAATGATCCCGATTTTGATTCTAAATTacatgaaaaatatttcccCGATTTACCtaaagatattgataaattgaaatggTTTCAACAAGTTCCAAATTTACCtgaaaatggaaatgaGAATGGTAtaattattgaagatgtATCACAATGTCgatttgatttcaatgGTAATTTAATTCCACCAACAAggaaaattgataatacCACACATTCTGCATTACATCATCATGCTACAGATCCACAATTAGCAGGTTATACTATTCCTGAATTACAACATTTATCCATATCGAATTTCCCCTCACAAAGATGTATATCTATTCAAATCTTGGGTAGAATTCTTTATAAATTGGGGAAACAAacatattatcaattaatcCCCGAAGTGGATGTAGAGACTTATCAAGAAGATGGTAATATTGACAATGTTATGAAGAGAATATATTCCATGTTTTGGGATTTATGTAAGACATGTAATGTGATTGAATCTTTGGAGATTGCAGCAAATGAATCATTTACGAAGAATTTATCTGTAAGAAATTATGCCATTGATGCATTATGGCTTTGGCGTAAAGGTGGTGGTGATTTCAGAATCAGCGAAGAAAAACGAGGAAAAACGGATTCCAACTAA
- the KRE28 gene encoding Kre28p (similar to Saccharomyces cerevisiae YDR532C; ancestral locus Anc_1.19) translates to MISNDDDDYMDYITSTKYEGQLDDLLMEITQMSEQFLHEQERKVDSTLNEITQSVETMKQDNNTLIETQSSGAGTGTDTAMMMIDIKDFPSNIEKFNKLLELLKMVHLDQDSLDYFLRYTVLSNDGSKNKPLSLKSIDDPQFVSLEREVDNLQNNEIAQQLNEINGTKLKIFKINDTIFQSNNELNELSLNLGNEIDECWDLLNEFNDLKDKKLNSTTKNGVKTSRENDPVNDTYNEFKKLNDQNVKLTKLNDEMNLVQKSVARFKNKTHKYDDKDKDTNGNDEIDKEKQTLEVLNGLIKLFENTFMKISSNLNNLKISPGKRQIEFEINNKYKIILILSQYGNDERLSDIKITRIDDSNDDDDLNCKRLEKDFNLKFHLDGSGDYGNRKKKYSIFEIMESIIERIEKL, encoded by the coding sequence ATGATATCTaatgacgatgacgatTATATGGATTATATAACTTCCACTAAATATGAAGGTCAATTAGATGATCTTCTTATGGAGATTACTCAAATGAGTGAACAATTTTTACATGAACAAGAACGGAAAGTAGATTCTacattgaatgaaattacTCAAAGTGTTGAGACAATGAaacaagataataatacattGATAGAAACGCAATCGTCAGGAGCAGGGACAGGCACGGACACAgcgatgatgatgattgaTATAAAAGATTTCCCTTCCAATATTGagaaatttaataaattattagaattattgaaaatggtaCATTTAGATCAAGATTCATTAGATTATTTCTTACGATATACCGTATTGTCTAATGATGGTTCTAAGAATAAACcattatcattgaaatcaattgatGATCCAcaatttgtttcattagAAAGGGAAGTTgataatttacaaaataatgaaattgctcaacaattgaatgaaattaatggaaccaaattgaaaattttcaaaattaatgatactattttccaatctaataatgaattaaatgaactttctttaaatcttggtaatgaaattgatgaatgttgggatttattaaatgaatttaatgatttgaaagataaaaaattgaattctaCTACAAAAAATGGTGTTAAAACCTCCCGTGAAAACGATCCTGTAAATGATACATATAAcgaatttaaaaaattgaatgatcaaaatgttaaattgacaaaattaaatgatgaaatgaaTTTAGTTCAAAAATCCGTTGCAAGatttaaaaacaaaactcATAAATATGAcgataaagataaagataCGAACggtaatgatgaaataGATAAAGAGAAACAAACGCTCGAAGTTTTAAATGGGTTGATTAAGctttttgaaaatacatttatgaaaatatcTTCTAACTTAAATAACCTCAAAATTTCCCCCGGAAAGAGacaaattgaatttgaaattaataataaatacaaGATTATACTTATATTGTCACAATATGGGAATGACGAAAGATTGTCAGATATAAAGATTACTAGAATTGATGActcaaatgatgatgatgatctGAATTGTAAACGATTAGAGAAGgattttaatttgaaatttcatcTTGATGGAAGTGGAGATTACGGGaatagaaagaaaaaatattcaatatttgaaataatgGAGTCGataattgaaagaattgagAAGctatga